The Ipomoea triloba cultivar NCNSP0323 chromosome 4, ASM357664v1 DNA segment AACTTAGCGTATGTTTTAGGAACATCAATTTAAtgatttaactttttttatgGATAAGTTATCATGTATTCTTGGGGAAAATTATCTCATTTTGCATTTGCAAAACAGTCCATTGTGTAACTCCAGGATCATATAACCTTGCAAAGTTATAAAATACTGTTATTGAATGTGATAATGAGCTTGTATTTTGTCTTGGATGAGCAAAAATTTCTCAGTGTCTTCTAGTCATGAACTGCTACTAACACTATTGTCAAAGCTTTAGCACTATCTCGTAGTTTTTAGAGCCCCATAattgtgagacagtctcacggGAGACTCACTCTTTAGGTGCATTGTTGATACAGACTATATGGGGCTCTATTTGAAGCTACTCAAGTTTAGAGGTCAGAGCATCAATATTGTTCCTAATACTTACTAcacttataaaaaaatgtattttagagtTTTAAGAGTCCACACTATGTTGTGCTTATATACCTGTCAAATTCTATTCTCAAATTCCTAAGTGTTTGTGCTCTCAAAAAAGGAATGTGTTACAGATTTCCATCATATCGTTTAAACTAGCCTCTCACAAAGTACAATGCTCTTAAAATGAAGGGAAAGGTGATAACTCGTTTGCAGAAGATGGTAGTTTTAAAGAAAGTAATCCTATTTCTGAAGGAAACATTGAAAATAATGGTGGTCAGACATCCCATCATAAACCTTTGGACTGGAGAGAGTTCAGAGCTTCTCTTTATATTCAGGAGCAGGTATTATCTCCTTTCTTATGATATTTAGTTGAATGTTTATGAATTGTCACTTCACAAAACTAAGCCTGCCTTCAATAAAAGAGAGTTTTACGTGTCACTTTTTATTAGATCTAATAAGGTATCCCTGCTCCATTCAcatagctaaaattatatatcataCTCAATGTTATGTTTATCTCCTTGTCAATGTGTCAGTGTGCGATGATAATTGGTACGGTGAACATCATCTCTTGGCCTTTTTGACTTATTGCATGTTTGGCCCTATTTATTTTCGAGAAGCTCCAACTTGAAGCTTCTTTTAAAAAGCCTCTTTTTTCAGAATGCAATAAGTTGTGATAAACAAGCTCTATTTTTGACATTAGGGAATGATTATCCTcaacaattaatgaaatatatatatagtgtgtgtATATTCTTTGAACTGGTTGTTGCTAAGATGCACTTGTTTAGCATTTTCAAGGAAAGTGGCCTGAGTATTAATGGAGAAATAGAATTTGTATAGCCAAATCCAACTAGATGAGGATTAAGTCTTAGTTGAGCATTGGCTTGTGATAGACTTGATTATTGACAGATGGGCCAGTTTGTAACTTTATGGAGTATTTACTGAGAAGTAACATGCTCACATATAGTGTGATGATGCTTTGTAGGGCCGGGGCTTGAGGGGcctttggggttggggattcaagtCATTCAACCTTTTAGGAAGTAATAATCTAAGAATGTCAATTAAATAATTCTATGCAATGTGTTTTTCTGTGTTAAGTGTTCAACTGATTTTTACAAGAAAAATCCACTTCTCATCCCTCAACCATAATGtcaatctcaaaattagtatttaaaatttactGATTGCATACCTCTGATTTTGTGGTAGTATCAGATTCCATTCTTCCATTTAGATTTTGGGGTCGAGTCtaatctatctatatctatactactaataaaaacaaaattctactTTTAAATTCCCTGCCCAAACTACCTTCCAAGCTATTGctatataaaatctaataattattatagtaataatagcTCAATAGATATgataacttttatatatttatatatatagaatcctaaTCATAATGAGAACCAATCCCAAGTGACAAcgtgtggacaaatccaaaccattgatctgcagaATCTGATGGAtgggaaatcaagtaaaaaatgagccgtgtcattttcataaatattacaaatttttaaaatgagcggggtctttttcataaatattacaaactttggTTTATTTTGAACCGTTAGATTTACTAGATCagtggtttggatttgtccattagttctcacctgattaggaaccattataatatgtaatactataagaacaaaataaattattcatattttaacgtgtaattactatggtaattttatagtaatctctctctctttttctctctctctatatatatatatacacacactgaacgtataaaagtataattgcacaatattagtataattacctaataattattatgacaattaaggaattaattgcacagatattagtataatgagtaaatacctaaaatggtccatcgactatgccataattcacaaattagttctcaaatattaattttaccaattaaGTCCGCAACTAatcaattcttactcaataattcacaaatcaatcaTTCGTTGAAGaccttattgagtaagaattaaatagttgaggactttattgagtaagaataaAATAGTTGAGGATCTTATTAAGtattgaatagttgaggacttaatttactaaatttgatagttgaggactaatttgtaaatttcgctatagtcgaggggtcattttgggtattaactttagtttaattgtctaataattattatgttaattaagctaataattatatgGATAtaagtataattacaattaaacatgaatcattgaattttttttttataataattacaattaattcattcagatatgaaggagaagaaaaaagtaAAGGCGATATGTCGAAAAGGAATATACTTaagatataaaagtataattgcacaaatatattagtataataataattgtctaataattattatggtaattaagctaaatacgggtcattggatttattttttataataattacaattaaattatttctcattttttcccatatttattttagtaataatataattatataaatcatattacatatcgattttttaaagataattacagacaaacgagtcatatattattaaattaatggagtgatacttttgcattaatcttataatcaataTTCTAAtggtttataatttcatctttaattttattatctaaaacatatactccctccgtcccattttatgtgtctggttggcttgactgaagttattgataaaatgggacagagggagtaataaaaaattttatgcgtgcattgcacgggtaattgggcaattattttgctcgaattcaagcaaagataatatcagaaaacataatcaattcaacccatttcatcaattgcactatataatattcgttgttataatttatataagtgTATAATAAACCTAACAATTCATGTATACGAGTTCTTTAACGGGTCAACACGATAACGACgcgaacacgataaggctaaacacagACATAACACGTTAAGGTTAAtgggttcaaatttttaacacgaaCACGTTTTGTTAACGAGTTAAACGGGTTGACATGATCGACACATTTTGTTAACAGGTTTCGGGTTGTGTtgacacgatatgacacgaaatCCGTTTAAACGcgctaaacctattaatatatttataaaaaaaaaactaaaatttaaagttacgttatataaaaaagaaataaaacctacaatttaatttatcaaacaaaccaaaaaaataattcaatttataacattcataaaatgataaaataacatcaaaaaaatcataattaaagaagtcaatagtagattttagaataaaattgaacacaataaaaatttaaatttcaaattgttgaatatcaataattggtgtaggatCTTGGCCCAATGTAATAAATTCATCCTTAGTCATGTTCATGATATCTTTTGTAATCTCATTCATGGCAATGGTTCTTACCTAAtaaatgacaatggttcttagcgtGTTATAAATAGGTTTctgtaaacgggttaacactataataataatgggtTAAATGGGGTTTTAATAGGTTTAATGGGTCGATCTCATACACGAAACATAGCGGGTCCTTAATGGGTcaacccgttattttcgtgtctgGTTTCGTGTTGTTTTAACGGGTCGAGTCCATAATTGCCAAGTCTagtgtatatcgatccaaatattcttaaaatattataaaaaatcttttCCGGAACGCAcaagcgaaaatactagtaactCTAAAAACAGTTCTATAAACTAATTAACTTTATCTTATTATTTTACTTCtcaaaaacataaacaaaaacaaaaacaaaacaaacaaacaaaaaactgCTATAGGTGTTGCCATTGGTATTAAGGATAGCCACTTCATTTTAgtgttcaattaatttaattgaacaattatgaGAACAAAAGCTTAAGAATTTTCTTATCAAAATTAGAGTGTAATTCTTCTATGCTCTCCTATGGGAACTTTGTCCTCTCCTCAGAGGACCTGAATTGCTGTCTTCTAGCAGTTTTTTTCTCTCCACCCTGGCTGTCTGATCCAGTGGCCTCATCCTCTCTTTCAAAGTACACCCACAGGGATCATTGACTAATTTTGAGAATGTCATGATAAttggggaccaaaagtgaacatttctcaaattttaCAGTGGAAGAATATGAAAATTGTAAGTTAAGTTTATGATGCTCAAATTAGATGTCATTTCACTTAATTCTTCCAAAATTTCTAATTACAGGCTGCAATTGCCGTCTCTGACCCTCACAAGCATGATGGCACAGCGTTTGGCTTTAAACCTCTTCCTCCAAAGTGGGCTCACCCAATTGCAGCCCCTGAGAATGGTTGTCTCCTTGTTGCCACTGAAAAGCTTGATGGAGTTCGCACCTTTGAGAGAACTGTGGTTCTTCTCCTCAAATCTGGAACCAATCATCCTCAAGAGGGGCCTTTTGGAGTTGTCATAAACCGCCCACTGGGGAAAAAGATGAAACACATGAAACCCACCAATCTTGACTTGGCGACAACCTTCGCCGAGTGTCCCTTGCATTTTGGTGGACCCCTTGAGGCAAGTATGTTCTTGCTAAGAGCAGAAGGAAAGTCTGACACTCACAGGTTTGAAGAGGTGGTTCCAGGCGTGTCCTTTGGTGCTCGTAACAGTTTGGAAGAGGCATCAGCATTGGTAAAGAAAGGGGTACTGAAACCTCAagattttaaattcttttttggGTATGCAGGGTGGCAGCTAGACCAATTGATGGAAGAGATTGAATCTGATTATTGGTATGTCGCGGCGTGTAGTGCAAATTTGATTCTCGGGGCATCACACATTTCTCCACCAGAGAACTTGTGGAAAGAGATTTTGCAGCTAATGGGCGGCCATTACTCAGAAGTAAGTCGCAAGCCCAAGCAAGACATTTGATTCCCCGCGCCCATGGTTTAGAGCTGTTAGTATTAATCATGAAGAAGTTTGTTTGAAATCCAATGTACATAAGGTTCACATATATTTCTAAGTAATAATAGCCTAATAGTGGCTGCATGTTTTTGGTTTCCAGAGTATGATTGtctttaatgtttttgtttgtgTAAGTACTTGGCATCACTAGTGTTGGTTTGAACCAGATCTGTCTGTATGTAATGTAGAAGTAAATAGAACAAGACTTGCTTCAATGAAAGGTTACTAATTGCTACTATTACCTTCCATGGtgaataattttcattttaaatgtttcttttctcaaaaggttgaatccctaaCTTCAAGGGCCGATGTGAGAGGATTTAAATCACGATAACTCAGTGGCTCAATAGACATGACCAAATGTTGGTGGGCATAAAGGATCTGTCCACTTTGAACATAATCCCTACCATGTTATTGCTCTGTTTTGAATCTTAGTTTCTTTTTCCAAATATTGCTTACTGAaccattttaaatatttcttaaaaaatgTGAGTTGTATATTGGACAATTTTTGCAAACGAAACAGGAAAATTACTTTCACTTTTTAGTGAAAAGGCACATATACTGCACTTCTCATTGAAAGAAAAGGGAGAGTAGGGGTAGGACTTTTATCTCTCTAACTAACAAAATTCAACTTTTGGACAGGTTACAGAGGCCACCTAGTGAACTTCAATTTTGCAGATCATGTTGactattaaaataagaaaaggaTTTACATTGTATACATGTATTGTGTATAAACCATATGGTTGAGCAAAGCAAACATATCTCCATACTGTTCAAGGCTGATTACCTACCAACTTATAGGCATAGTTCTCCTCTTCTTTCTGCATAAATTTTCTGAAGTTTCTCACCTTTGGTACCAAATCCAAATTATGTTGGCTCCTGAACCGGACCACTATTGTGCTCATGATTCCAAGTGCTCTCTCCCTCGTCATCATTTCTACTGAAAGTGGACACACAGATTGACTTAATCTTATCAGTTATTTTTGGTCTTGGCCTTGCGAACTGCCTCTAGAATTTGCCTCTCGTGTTCCCTCAGCATGTCTTCCATGTTTCCCCCGGGAGGCATCAATGGCCCAGAGCAATGAATCCTATTTTTCTTCGGAACATAAACCTGAAAATGCAGGTAAAGTATAACTCAAGTCAAGAAGCTTGAAAGTGGAGGGAAACTACACTTGCCAGAAGGTAATTTTATTGAAGCACTTGATGACATTTTCCATTGGTTAATTAGGATAGTGAAATCATGTGCAGAAGATCTCATGCAGCAATGCAGTTTTACGTAAGGGACTCGTATAGGACTTAATTTATGAACGAGGGGTCTGCACCCCCACCTTGTGACTCTAGCaaacaaaggaccacaaagaggtaaaccagtctaggttgccTATAGCTGACCAGCTTAAACCAAGAAGACTAGAattcgaactcgtgacattgtgattacaagtttgtatccttagccagCTTGACTGGAATTAGCCCCTCGTATAGGACTTACTtattgtggttacaagtttgtatccttagcagTCAAGCTGGAGTTACCCCTCGTATAGGACTTACTTGTTTAGGGGACTCATGGTATATCAATTGTGAATTTGGATACAGAAGCAAAAGTTCAAGCTTGTTtaagggaaaaactattttaaggaCTTACTCCGGTATCCTGGTCTCTCGAAGTACTTGACAACTCTTTAACATGCCGAGTATTTTGAGAACCATGACTTAGCGTCTCTCCACCATGATGGGAAGCACCAAAGGTCAGTCTTTGGACTGTTTGACCTCCTACATCCTTTACTTTGTGACTCCATGCATTCGGATGAATCACCGAATTGGAATGAGTGATCCCATTCTTATAATTTACCGGTGGTGGCTCAATATGGTAGCCTGCTCTACTTGTGCCGTTATTTGACTGCCCCTGCAAATTCTATGCCATTCATGTTAAACAGTAACactaagaaaattttaaatgacaaCCAAAATTTTCAATACAAGAAAATAGACCTGTCTCTGAGCATTGAATTCTGCAGGTGGTCCATTAGATTCTCTTGAATTCTTCTTCGTAGTTTCACCTCGACGCCCTTTCACACTCTCAGCTTTTTTCCTGGAAATAGCATGAATAACATGTACGTGAAGTAGTCATTaaaatttacttctttattcctaaaaaaaaaaaaaaaaaaaaaaaaaaNNNNNNNNNNNNNNNNNNNNNNNNNNNNNNNNNNNNNNNNNNNNNNNNNNNNNNNNNNNNNNNNNNNNNNNNNNNNNNNNNNNNNNNNNNNNNNNNNNNNNNNNNNNNNNNNNNNNNNNNNNNNNNNNNNNNNNNNNNNNNNNNNNNNNNNNNNNNNNNNNNNNNNNNNNNNNNNNNNNNNNNNNNNNNNNNNNNNNNNNNNNNNNNNNNNNNNNNNNNNNNNNNNNNNNNNNNNNNNNNNNNNNNNNNNNNNNNNNNNNNNNNNNNNNNNNNNNNNNNNNNNNNNNNNNNNNNNNNNNNNNNNNNNNNNNNNNNNNNNNNNNNNNNNNNNNNNNNNNNNNNNNNNNNNNNNNNNNNNNNNNNNNNNNNNNNNNNNNNNNNNNNNNNNNNNNNNNNNNNNNNNNNNNNNNNNNNNNNNNNNNNNNNNNNNNNNNNNNNNNNNNNNNNNNNNNNNNNNNNNNNNNNNNNNNNNNNNNNNNNNNNNNNNNNNNNNNNNNNNNNNNNNNNNNNNNNNNNNNNNNNNNNNNNNNNNNNNNNNNNNNNNNNNNNNNNNNNNNNNNNNNNNNNNNNNNNNNNNNNNNNNNNNNNNNNNNNNNNNNNNNNNNNNNNNNNNNNNNNNNNNNNNNNNNNNNNNNNNNNNNNNNNNNNNNNNNNNNNNNNNNNNNNNNNNNNNNNNNNNNNNNNNNNNNNNNNNNNNNNNNNNNNNNNNNNNNNNNNNNNNNNNNNNNNNNNNNNNNNNNNNNNNNNNNNNNNNNNNNNNNNNNNNNNNNNNNNNNNNNNNNNNNNNNNNNNNNNNNNNNNNNNNNNNNNNNNNNNNNNNNNNNNNNNNNNNNNNNNNNNNNNNNNNNNNNNNNNNNNNNNNNNNNNNNNNNNNNNNNNNNNNNNNNNNNNNNNNNNNNNNNNNNNNNNNNNNNNNNNNNNNNNNNNNNNNNNNNNNNNNNNNNNNNNNNNNNNNNNNNNNNNNNNNNNNNNNNNNNNNNNNNNNNNNNNNNNNNNNNNNNNNNNNNNNNNNNNNNNNNNNNNNNaaaaaaaaaaaaaaaaaaaaaaaaaactagccagcttattatttttaattattccaTAAAAATTATCATGTACTATAACTACAATGGTTTTTATGAATTTACTGCAAGTATTTAGACATATAAAGGTTGAAACTggaaataatcaattaaatattatttcctagcaaacaaacaaaataccTTCTTTCCTTCTCATCTCGAATCCTTGCGTCAAGTTCCTTACTTGGAGGGAATTTGGGTAAACTTGATGGATCACAGGGTAGCGGTTTCATTGTGAAGAACTGGAGACGAAAGATTCATTATGAACCAGTTTCTGAGGTAAGAGTGCTTAGCAACCATTTAGCAATAAAAACTATCAAATTATTAACCCAACTGATAGCATGAATAGTCATTTCAGTTAAAATTATACAATGGTCA contains these protein-coding regions:
- the LOC116017738 gene encoding uncharacterized protein LOC116017738, which encodes MDLLGVLHSNCTGNIRFMLLRSSILEKPILSGNIKNMTLAPCSLSGPSFRVDHLGAFDINLPKGGAFSSSGFSRSFVVRAAGKKNSGNSNSNSSSHGKGDNSFAEDGSFKESNPISEGNIENNGGQTSHHKPLDWREFRASLYIQEQAAIAVSDPHKHDGTAFGFKPLPPKWAHPIAAPENGCLLVATEKLDGVRTFERTVVLLLKSGTNHPQEGPFGVVINRPLGKKMKHMKPTNLDLATTFAECPLHFGGPLEASMFLLRAEGKSDTHRFEEVVPGVSFGARNSLEEASALVKKGVLKPQDFKFFFGYAGWQLDQLMEEIESDYWYVAACSANLILGASHISPPENLWKEILQLMGGHYSEVSRKPKQDI